DNA from Agathobaculum sp. NTUH-O15-33:
ATTTTACTTCCGCTTTCCATTACTAATTACTAACTCCTAATTCCTAACTATTTCCGCGCATTTGCGCGGTATCCATGATGAGTGTGACGGGGCCGTCGTTTACAAGGCTTACCGCCATATCCGCGCCAAACCTGCCGGTCGCGACCGGCAAGCCGGACGCGCGGCAGCGCGCGACGAACGCCTCATACAGCGGGATCGCGGTATCGGGCCGCGCCGCGCCGGTGAAGCTGGGCCGGTTGCCTTTTTTGCAGTCGCCGTAAAGCGTGAACTGCGAAACGATCAGCAAACCGCCGCCAATATCGGCCAGCGACAGATTCATCTTATCGTTTTCATCGGTGAACACACGTAGCTTTATCGTCTTATCCGCGAGATAGTGCGCGTCTTCCACCGTGTCCCCCTCGGTCACGCCCAGCAGGACCAAAAACCCCTGCCCGATCTTGCCGCAAACCGCCCCGCCGATCGAAACCGACGCTTTTTCAACCCTTTGAATCACAGCACGCATTTTCTTCATCCTTCATTGAGTTAGGAATTAGCAGTTGAATGTATCGGCCAAAGGCCGATATTTTGAATAACCGCGCTATGCGCGGCACCACAATTCCTAATTACGAATTCCTAACTCCTAATTAACAAATGTTAGTTGGTGTCCACCGTTCTCGTCACATCCAGCACGCCCTTGATACTGCGCATGCGGCTGATCAGGTTGTCGAGCTGGTGCACGCCCGCAACGTCCACCATCGCGTTAATCACGCCAAAACCATCGTTTAGATCGCGGGCCGAAATTTCATGCACGTTGATCTTGCAGGCGGCGAGCACGGCCGTCACATCGCTCAGAACCCCAATGCGGCTGCGGGTCGATATTTGCAGACCGGTCGAAAAACGATTCTGCCGGTCCGCGACCGTGATATCCTCGTCCCACCGGGCCTTGACCCAGCGATCGGGCTCTTCCTCCTCGTGCACGTTGACACAGTCCCGCCGGTGAATGGAAACGCCATAGCCGCGCGTGACATAGCCCACGATCTCGTCGCCTGGGATCGGCGTGCAGCAGCGGGCGAACTTGACCAAACAGTTGGCGATCCCTTCCACCACAACGCCGCTTTTGCTGTGTGTGGCGCGGCGCTCGGGCTGGGTATTGTGCACCGGCTGTTCCGCCGCGCTCTCCGGCTCGTTTTGGCGGCGCAAACGGCCCACGTCATCCTTGACCTTGTTGATGACCTTGGTCAGCGTGATGCCGCCGTAGCCGATTGCGGCGTACAGCTCGTCGAGCGAGCCGAACGAAAACTTGTTCAGCGTGTTCTTCTGGATCTCATCGTTGTCATAAAAGCCGTTATACAGCAGGTTGGCGCGCAGCTCGCGGTCCAGATCGTCACGGCCGCTAACAATGTTCTCTTCCCGGCATTCCTTTTTGAACCACTGCTTGATCTTGTTGCGGGCCTCGGTCGTTTTGACGATCTTGACCCAATCGCGGCTGGGGCCGCGCGCTTCCTTGGAAGTCAGTATTTCAACGATATCGCCGTTTTTGAGCAGGCTGTCGATCGGCGCGATTCGGCCGTTGAGCTTGCAGCCCGTCATGCGATTGCCGACGGCGGAGTGGATCGCGTAAGCCAGATCGATCGGCGTTGCGCCCGCGGGCATATTGACCACATCGCCCTTTGGGGTGAACACGAACACCTCATCCGCGAACAGATCGACCTTGATGTTCTTAATAAAATCCTCGGCCTCGGTGTCCTGCTGCGCTTCGAGCAGCTGGCGGATCCACGCAAAGGCCTCTTCATTCCCGGCCTTATCCAGTCCCTGCTTATACTTCCAGTGCGCGGCAACGCCGTATTCCGCTGTTTTGTGCATTTCGGAGGTGCGGATCTGGATTTCAAACGGAATGCCCGCGCGGCCGATGACGGTCGTGTGCAGCGACTGATAGCCGTTGGGCTTGGGCGTTGAGATATAATCCTTAAAGCGGCCCGGTATGGGCTTATACAGATCGTGCACATAGCCGAGGACATTGTAGCAGTCCGCCACGGTCTCAACGATCACGCGCACCGCGCAGATATCGTAGATCTCGTTAATGGTCTTGTGTTGGGCGTACATCTTGCGATAGATCGAATAGATGTGCTTGACGCGCGCCGAGATCGTGTTTTCGATCTTGGCTTCCTTGAGCTTGCCGCCGATGCGGTCGGTTATTCCCTTGAGGAATTCCTCATGCTGCTCGCTCTGCTCTCTCAGGCCGTCGACGATCTCCTTGTAGCCGATCGGGTCAAGGCACTTGAGCGACAGGTCCTCCAGTTCCCACTTGATGCGGCTCATGCCCAAGCGGTGTGCGATCGGCGCGTAGATCTCCATCGTTTCGAGCGCCTTGTCGCGCTGCTTGCGCTCCGGCAGGTGCTGGATGGTGCGCATGTTGTGCAGCCGGTCGGCCAGCTTGATCAGGATGACGCGGA
Protein-coding regions in this window:
- the dtd gene encoding D-aminoacyl-tRNA deacylase, which gives rise to MRAVIQRVEKASVSIGGAVCGKIGQGFLVLLGVTEGDTVEDAHYLADKTIKLRVFTDENDKMNLSLADIGGGLLIVSQFTLYGDCKKGNRPSFTGAARPDTAIPLYEAFVARCRASGLPVATGRFGADMAVSLVNDGPVTLIMDTAQMRGNS
- a CDS encoding RelA/SpoT family protein yields the protein MQDKLDFLLERVKKQNPQANTKKIRAAYECAAKAHEGQKRKNGEPYIIHPVSVAEIIVEMGLDTDSICAGLLHDCIEDTQFGYREIENKFGTTVAELVDGVTRLGMLRYSKEQEQFEDLRKMFLAMARDIRVILIKLADRLHNMRTIQHLPERKQRDKALETMEIYAPIAHRLGMSRIKWELEDLSLKCLDPIGYKEIVDGLREQSEQHEEFLKGITDRIGGKLKEAKIENTISARVKHIYSIYRKMYAQHKTINEIYDICAVRVIVETVADCYNVLGYVHDLYKPIPGRFKDYISTPKPNGYQSLHTTVIGRAGIPFEIQIRTSEMHKTAEYGVAAHWKYKQGLDKAGNEEAFAWIRQLLEAQQDTEAEDFIKNIKVDLFADEVFVFTPKGDVVNMPAGATPIDLAYAIHSAVGNRMTGCKLNGRIAPIDSLLKNGDIVEILTSKEARGPSRDWVKIVKTTEARNKIKQWFKKECREENIVSGRDDLDRELRANLLYNGFYDNDEIQKNTLNKFSFGSLDELYAAIGYGGITLTKVINKVKDDVGRLRRQNEPESAAEQPVHNTQPERRATHSKSGVVVEGIANCLVKFARCCTPIPGDEIVGYVTRGYGVSIHRRDCVNVHEEEEPDRWVKARWDEDITVADRQNRFSTGLQISTRSRIGVLSDVTAVLAACKINVHEISARDLNDGFGVINAMVDVAGVHQLDNLISRMRSIKGVLDVTRTVDTN